From the genome of Mustela lutreola isolate mMusLut2 chromosome 16, mMusLut2.pri, whole genome shotgun sequence, one region includes:
- the FFAR3 gene encoding LOW QUALITY PROTEIN: free fatty acid receptor 3 (The sequence of the model RefSeq protein was modified relative to this genomic sequence to represent the inferred CDS: inserted 1 base in 1 codon), with protein sequence MGTSPKWSFFPGDHWLYFSVYLFTFIVGLPLNMMALVIFVGKLRRRPVAVDVLLLNLTLSDLLLLLFLPFRMVEAASAMRWPLPLVFCPLSGFLFFTTIYLTSLFLTTVSIERFLSVAYPIWYKARPRPGQASLVSGACWLLASAHCSVVYVTEFSGNSSYSQTTNSTCYLEFEEAQLALLLPVRLEMAVVLFGVPLLITSYCYGRLVWVLSRGTNHRRKRRVVGLVAATLLNFLVCFGPYNVSHVVGYIKGESPAWRSYVLLLSTLNSCVDPLVYYFSSSGFQADFHELLRRLTGGRGPWKQEGSVKLKKSEXGGQPWELSNVGNRERTLAVARQFLAGVRQD encoded by the exons ATGGGCACAAGTCCGAAATGGTCCTTCTTCCCCGGTGATCACTGGCTCTACTTCTCCGTGTACCTCTTCACCTTCATCGTGGGGCTCCCCCTCAACATGATGGCCCTGGTGATCTTCGTGGGCAAGCTGCGGCGGCGCCCGGTGGCCGTGGACGTGCTTTTGCTCAACCTGACCCTCTCCGACCTgctcctgctgctcttcctgccattccGTATGGTGGAGGCCGCCAGTGCCATGCGCTGGCCCCTGCCCTTAgtcttctgccccctctctggaTTCCTCTTCTTCACCACCATCTATCTGACCTCCCTCTTCCTGACAACTGTAAGCATTGAGCGCTTCCTGAGCGTGGCCTACCCGATATGGTACAAGGCCCGGCCCAGGCCTGGACAGGCCAGCCTGGTCAGCGGGGCCTGCTGGCTCCTGGCCAGTGCTCACTGCAGCGTGGTCTACGTCACTGAATTCTCAGGGAACTCCTCCTACAGCCAGACTACGAACAGCACCTGCTACCTGGAATTCGAGGAGGCCCAGCTGGCTCTCCTCCTCCCCGTCAGGCTGGAGATGGCTGTGGTCCTTTTTGGGGTGCCCCTGCTCATCACCAGCTACTGCTATGGCCGCCTGGTGTGGGTGCTCAGCAGGGGAACCAACCACCGAAGGAAGCGGCGCGTGGTTGGGCTTGTGGCAGCCACCCTGCTCAACTTCCTTGTCTGCTTCGGGCCCTACAACGTGTCTCATGTCGTGGGCTACATCAAGGGTGAAAGCCCTGCGTGGAGAAGTTATGTGCTGCTTCTTAGCACCTTGAATTCCTGCGTCGACCCCCTTGTCTACTACTTCTCATCATCCGGATTCCAGGCTGACTTTCACGAGCTGCTGAGAAGGCTGACGGGGGGCAGGGGCCCTTGGAAGCAGGAGGGCAGCGTGAAGCTAAAGAAGAGTG GAGGGGGGCAGCCATGGGAGCTGTCCAACGTAGGGAACAGGGAGCGGACTCTGGCAGTGGCCAGGCAGTTCCTAGCTGGAGTCAGGCAGGACTAG